The following proteins come from a genomic window of Pseudomonas sp. MAG733B:
- a CDS encoding PepSY-associated TM helix domain-containing protein produces the protein MKSKTIRRWSVVHTWTSLICTVFLLMLALTGLPLIFHHEIDHLLGDAAELKVMPADTPQLNLQQLVQAAEKHRPGEVMQYFGFDEDEPNAAIAIMAATAGTEPNSSHTFMLDARTGEALEMPSANGGFMMVMLRLHVDMFAGLPGKLLLAFMGLLFVVAIVSGTVLYLPFMRRLKFATVRQDKSTRLRWLDLHNLIGVVTLTWALVVGVTGVISACADLLIAAWRNDSLSAMVAPYRDAPPLTQLAPATRLLDIAKEVAPGMQPDFIAFPGTRFSSEHHYAVFMKGSTHLTSHLLTPVLIDASTLQVTAVAERPWYMDAMGMSQPLHFGDYGGMPMQILWATLDVLTIIVLGSGVYLWVVRRKAAKPVLEKAESVA, from the coding sequence ATGAAAAGTAAAACAATTCGCCGCTGGTCCGTCGTCCACACCTGGACCAGCCTGATTTGCACAGTCTTTCTGCTGATGCTGGCGCTGACCGGCCTGCCGTTGATCTTTCACCACGAGATCGACCATCTGCTGGGCGATGCCGCTGAGTTAAAGGTCATGCCGGCGGACACCCCACAGCTGAACTTGCAGCAACTGGTTCAGGCGGCTGAAAAGCATCGCCCCGGCGAAGTCATGCAGTACTTCGGTTTCGACGAGGACGAGCCGAATGCCGCCATCGCAATCATGGCGGCCACGGCGGGCACCGAGCCCAATTCGTCGCACACCTTCATGCTCGACGCCCGCACCGGCGAAGCGCTGGAAATGCCGTCGGCCAACGGCGGCTTCATGATGGTCATGCTGCGCCTGCACGTGGACATGTTTGCCGGTCTGCCGGGCAAGTTGTTGCTGGCGTTCATGGGTTTGCTGTTCGTTGTCGCGATCGTGTCCGGCACGGTGCTGTATCTGCCGTTCATGCGGCGCTTGAAGTTCGCCACCGTGCGCCAGGACAAGTCCACCCGCCTGCGCTGGCTCGACCTGCATAACCTGATCGGCGTGGTGACGTTGACCTGGGCCTTGGTGGTCGGCGTGACCGGCGTGATCAGCGCCTGTGCCGACCTGCTGATCGCCGCGTGGCGCAACGACAGCCTGAGCGCGATGGTCGCGCCGTACCGCGATGCACCGCCGCTGACGCAACTGGCGCCGGCCACTCGCCTGCTCGACATCGCCAAGGAAGTTGCGCCGGGCATGCAGCCCGACTTCATCGCCTTCCCCGGCACGCGGTTTTCCAGCGAGCACCACTACGCGGTGTTCATGAAAGGCAGTACGCACCTGACCTCGCACCTGCTGACGCCGGTATTGATCGACGCCAGCACGCTGCAAGTCACCGCCGTGGCGGAGCGCCCTTGGTACATGGATGCCATGGGTATGTCGCAGCCGCTGCACTTCGGAGACTACGGCGGCATGCCGATGCAAATTCTCTGGGCGACGCTGGATGTGCTGACCATCATCGTCCTCGGCAGCGGCGTCTACTTGTGGGTGGTGCGGCGCAAGGCCGCCAAACCCGTGCTGGAAAAAGCGGAGAGCGTGGCATGA